In the genome of Actinomycetota bacterium, the window GCCGCCGTCGTCCATGTACCAGATGGCTAAGGACAATGCCGAGAGATTCTTCAGATAGTCGTGGCTCAGGACCTTCTTGCCCCCGACGTAGACCGCTTTGCGCAACTCGGCCAGCTCAGGGAGCGGCTTGAAGTCGTAGAACACGACTCCCTTCTCATTGGTGGATCGGGACGACCCGATGTTGCCGAGAAGACTCGCCTTCCAGTCGCAGTACTCAACTTGCTTCTGTCCGTGCCCGAAGCGGTAGCGGGCGCCGTGGCCCTTGTTGGAGGAGGACAGTGCGCCGTCACCCATCAAGCCGCCGAGCACAACTTCCCATTGGAAGTCGGACAGGTAGTGCGGGGTCGCCTGGAGGACCCGGTCCCCCACCAACAGCTCGCCGGCCTCCTTCCAACCAGCCGGGGTGCGGATCTTGTGGTTGTCGGTGCAGGAAAACTGCGCCCGGCCGTTGCCGCCTGGACGGGCGACGCTGAAGCTCAGGAACTGCTCGGTGACGCCATTGTCAAACCAGTTGATGACCTTCTTCGGGACTACCGCCCCTGCAACCGGGTCGTAGGAGAGAACCTCGACCGGGAGCTTTTGGTTGACGATCTTGCCGATCTTCTCCTGGGTGCCGTCCGCCAGCGTGATCCTGGTTCCGTAGGAGAAGCAGCCGAACATCACACCTACCTTCTCCCGGAGCTGGTTGATGAAGACGATCAGCGTGTTGGAGCGGCTCACGTTGCCGGCAAGCTTGCGCAGGGCCTGGCTCATCAGGCGGGCCTGCAGGCCGATGTGGGAGTCCCCCATCTCGCCCTCGATCTCCGCCTTGGGCACCAGGGCCGCCACCGAGTCGATGACGATCACGTCTATGGCACCGGAGCGGACCAGCATGTCCGTGATCTCCAGGGCCTGCTCGCCGGTGTCCGGTTGCGACACCAAAAGCTCGTCGACGTTCACCCCGAGGTTGCGGGCGTAGACGATGTCCAGGGCGTGCTCGGCATCCACAAAGGCTGCGATCCCACCGAGCTTTTGCGCCTCGGCGATCACGTGCAGGCAGAGCGAGGTTTTGCCGCTGCTCTCCGGGCCGTAGATCTCAACGATCCGGCCCCGGGGGAGGCCGCCGATGCCCAACGCCACATCCAGGCCCAATGAGCCG includes:
- the recA gene encoding recombinase RecA, whose product is MIESGRGISNAGDKARAVDLTRAQIEKQFGKGAIMKLGERVNTPMEVIPTGSLGLDVALGIGGLPRGRIVEIYGPESSGKTSLCLHVIAEAQKLGGIAAFVDAEHALDIVYARNLGVNVDELLVSQPDTGEQALEITDMLVRSGAIDVIVIDSVAALVPKAEIEGEMGDSHIGLQARLMSQALRKLAGNVSRSNTLIVFINQLREKVGVMFGCFSYGTRITLADGTQEKIGKIVNQKLPVEVLSYDPVAGAVVPKKVINWFDNGVTEQFLSFSVARPGGNGRAQFSCTDNHKIRTPAGWKEAGELLVGDRVLQATPHYLSDFQWEVVLGGLMGDGALSSSNKGHGARYRFGHGQKQVEYCDWKASLLGNIGSSRSTNEKGVVFYDFKPLPELAELRKAVYVGGKKVLSHDYLKNLSALSLAIWYMDDGGFSLRSKGVHERTAGGSGRSEICIEAMEPASRDRLVEYLGDTWNLRPKLIERAGTAVLSFPRFETDKLHALVAPYVHPSMQYKLLPRFQGQFNVEPQFVEKRYELLPFPITSIGVKPKTRSMHRFDIEVEGSHNYLADGVVVHNSPEVTSGGRALKFYSSVRLDIRKIENLKNGQEVVGSRCRVKVVKSKVSAPFRQTEFDIQYGHGISKEGSLLDTAIDLGIATKSGSWYMYDGDQIGQGRENTKAFLSEHMDVFAEIEYKVKVAMGIIVPEGSEAPTEAEKPILNGSPNGNGKVTPTR